The following proteins come from a genomic window of Streptomyces sp. NBC_01716:
- a CDS encoding SMP-30/gluconolactonase/LRE family protein, whose amino-acid sequence MSPATTSTRTGRRIEVAVRERATLGEGPAWDPAAGRLIWVDILSARIHTFDPSDGRRTVMAAEQHVGAALPRAGGGLVVNLRDGIGLYGPGGDFSWLVHDPVPGRRGNDAAVAPDGALWAGSMRYDETPGGGTLIRVGRAPSAPGESAPVVTDTWPVTVGNGTGWSPDGRTMYYIDTPTGRIDRFRADTHSPGEPLADQGPLATIEPGAGHPDGLTVDADGCVWVALWDGAAIRRYTPDGELDRTVELPVLRPTSCAFGGPGLRDLYITTARVGVAGPHPLTGSLLVLPDAGQGVPGTPFAG is encoded by the coding sequence ATGAGTCCGGCGACGACGAGCACGCGGACCGGGCGGCGGATCGAGGTCGCCGTACGGGAACGGGCCACGCTGGGTGAGGGTCCCGCATGGGATCCGGCGGCCGGGCGGCTGATCTGGGTGGACATCCTCTCCGCACGGATTCACACCTTCGACCCGTCCGACGGCCGCCGTACGGTGATGGCCGCCGAGCAGCATGTCGGTGCCGCGCTCCCCCGGGCCGGGGGCGGGCTGGTGGTCAACCTCCGTGACGGCATCGGTCTGTACGGCCCCGGCGGCGACTTCTCGTGGCTGGTGCACGACCCGGTGCCCGGCCGCCGGGGCAACGACGCGGCCGTCGCGCCCGACGGCGCGCTGTGGGCGGGCAGCATGCGCTACGACGAGACGCCGGGCGGCGGGACGCTGATCCGGGTGGGACGCGCCCCCTCGGCCCCGGGCGAGTCCGCGCCGGTCGTCACCGACACGTGGCCCGTCACCGTCGGCAACGGCACCGGCTGGAGTCCGGACGGGCGGACGATGTACTACATCGACACTCCCACCGGCCGGATCGACCGGTTCCGGGCCGACACGCACTCCCCCGGCGAACCGCTGGCCGACCAGGGCCCGTTGGCGACGATCGAGCCCGGCGCCGGGCACCCGGACGGACTGACCGTCGACGCGGACGGCTGCGTCTGGGTCGCGTTGTGGGACGGCGCGGCGATCCGCCGCTACACGCCGGACGGCGAGTTGGACCGTACCGTCGAACTGCCCGTACTCCGGCCCACGTCGTGTGCGTTCGGCGGTCCCGGGCTGCGCGACCTCTACATCACCACGGCCCGCGTCGGAGTGGCCGGCCCGCACCCGCTGACCGGCTCGCTCCTCGTCCTGCCGGACGCGGGGCAGGGCGTCCCCGGCACGCCGTTCGCCGGCTGA
- a CDS encoding DUF6351 family protein, producing MSRRPVLAISIAAGALLLTCLPSAAAERPGSAGPGGERLTIGTLSTRPSVVTGGDVLVRVGVPRGLDPDDVRITRDGTDVTDAFTGEASAPGTLTGLVTSLREGTNRLVATVPGRPGARAALKVRDHPPTGPVISGPHESPFMCGTESFKLVDGSTLGPPLDEDCSVTTRVDHAYRSTDGTVKPLADPASRPADLATTTTSTGARVPFLIRIETGTLNRGVFQISMLADPAAPEPTRARPSEGWNGRLMYTFGGGCRGGWYTQGTNTGGVLDTEMLGRGYAVASSSLNVFGNNCNDLLASETTMMVKEHFVERYGVPRFTIGWGCSGGSYQSYQTADNYPGLLDGIIVGCSFPDVTSATNTTLLDSRLLDHYFAESAPDGFSAEQQRAVAGFRERASIPNLSDGAKRLDPDAEFPAALPEDRRYDARTNPDGARGTVFDHTVNVYGTDPGTGAALRPLDNVGVQYGLDALNEGVIDKRQFIDLNSRVGGIDRDAEFTAGRTAADAAATGAAYGTGRILWGGAGLATTPVIDHRSYTDDLPGGDIHMAVHGFSTRARLIAANGDADNQVMLAEDNRHGFSLKSPALRHALTEMDSWLTSLTAYGSRAAWTPRDVVAHKPAGLTDACWTRDAEPRKIEQRLGYDNAGECGALYPAFPTPRLVAGAPLADDVIACRREAVDPADYAVTFTDGELAELRAVFASGVCDWSRSGRGQRPPADTWQRLSAKGGER from the coding sequence GTGTCCCGTCGGCCCGTTCTCGCGATTTCGATCGCCGCTGGTGCGCTGCTGCTGACCTGTCTGCCGAGTGCCGCCGCCGAGCGGCCGGGCAGCGCGGGGCCCGGCGGCGAGCGGCTCACCATCGGCACGCTGTCGACCAGGCCCTCGGTGGTCACCGGCGGTGACGTACTGGTGCGGGTCGGGGTCCCGCGGGGCCTGGATCCCGACGACGTACGGATCACCCGCGACGGCACGGACGTCACGGACGCGTTCACGGGGGAGGCCTCCGCGCCCGGGACCCTGACCGGTCTGGTGACCTCCCTGCGCGAAGGCACCAACCGGCTCGTCGCGACCGTCCCCGGCCGGCCCGGCGCGCGGGCCGCGCTGAAGGTTCGGGACCATCCCCCGACAGGGCCGGTCATCAGCGGTCCGCACGAGAGCCCGTTCATGTGCGGTACGGAGTCGTTCAAACTGGTCGACGGCTCCACACTGGGGCCGCCGCTGGACGAGGACTGCTCGGTGACCACCCGGGTGGACCACGCGTACCGCTCCACCGACGGGACCGTGAAGCCGCTGGCCGATCCGGCGAGCCGCCCGGCGGACCTCGCGACGACCACCACGAGCACCGGTGCCCGCGTGCCGTTCCTCATCCGGATCGAGACGGGCACGCTCAACCGGGGCGTGTTCCAGATATCCATGCTGGCCGACCCCGCCGCGCCGGAGCCGACCCGGGCGCGGCCGTCCGAGGGGTGGAACGGGCGGCTGATGTACACGTTCGGTGGCGGCTGCCGGGGCGGCTGGTACACACAGGGCACGAACACCGGCGGCGTACTGGACACCGAGATGCTGGGCCGCGGGTATGCCGTCGCCTCCTCGTCCCTCAACGTCTTCGGGAACAACTGCAACGACCTGCTGGCCTCCGAGACCACGATGATGGTCAAGGAGCACTTCGTGGAGCGGTACGGCGTCCCGCGCTTCACCATCGGCTGGGGGTGCTCCGGCGGCTCGTACCAGAGCTATCAGACCGCCGACAACTACCCGGGTCTGCTCGACGGCATCATCGTCGGGTGCAGCTTCCCCGACGTGACGTCGGCGACCAACACGACACTGCTGGACTCCCGGCTGCTCGACCACTACTTCGCCGAGTCCGCGCCGGACGGGTTCAGCGCCGAGCAGCAGAGGGCGGTCGCCGGTTTCCGCGAGCGGGCGAGCATCCCGAACCTGAGCGACGGCGCGAAGCGCCTCGACCCGGACGCGGAGTTCCCCGCCGCGCTGCCCGAGGACCGGCGCTACGACGCGCGCACCAATCCCGACGGGGCGCGGGGCACGGTCTTCGACCACACCGTGAACGTGTACGGGACCGACCCGGGCACCGGCGCCGCGCTGCGCCCGCTGGACAACGTGGGTGTGCAGTACGGCCTCGACGCGCTGAACGAGGGCGTGATCGACAAGCGGCAGTTCATCGACCTCAACTCCCGCGTCGGGGGCATCGACCGGGACGCCGAGTTCACCGCGGGGCGGACGGCCGCCGACGCCGCGGCGACCGGGGCGGCGTACGGCACGGGCCGCATCCTGTGGGGCGGCGCCGGTCTGGCCACCACACCGGTCATCGACCACCGCTCCTACACCGACGATCTGCCCGGGGGCGACATCCACATGGCGGTGCACGGGTTCTCCACCCGTGCCCGGCTGATCGCGGCCAACGGCGACGCGGACAACCAGGTGATGCTCGCGGAGGACAACCGCCACGGGTTCAGCCTCAAGAGCCCCGCGCTGCGGCACGCCCTCACGGAGATGGACAGCTGGCTGACGTCACTGACGGCGTACGGCTCGCGAGCGGCGTGGACGCCCCGGGACGTCGTGGCGCACAAGCCGGCGGGGCTGACCGACGCGTGCTGGACGAGGGACGCGGAGCCCCGGAAGATCGAGCAGCGCCTCGGCTACGACAACGCGGGCGAGTGCGGCGCGCTCTACCCGGCTTTTCCGACCCCGAGGCTGGTCGCGGGGGCCCCGCTCGCGGACGATGTGATCGCGTGTCGCCGCGAGGCGGTGGATCCGGCCGACTACGCGGTGACGTTCACCGACGGTGAACTCGCGGAGCTGCGTGCGGTGTTCGCGAGCGGGGTCTGTGACTGGAGCAGGAGTGGTCGGGGGCAGCGTCCGCCCGCGGACACCTGGCAGAGGCTTTCGGCGAAGGGTGGGGAGCGATGA
- a CDS encoding SpoIIE family protein phosphatase — MAGRDGRRRSVLKMRTVAGQVFLLQVAIVVLLVAAASAALVLQGRSDSEREARNRSVAVAETFANSPGIQAALKNPNPAEVLRRPAELARERSGVDFVVVLNTHGIRYTHPIPNRVGKMFVGTWKPALKGHVVTEKATGTIGPLVSAVVPVYDSRGKVVGLVSAGITIKHVSSVVDEELPLLFGSAGGVLLLALGGTALVSRRLRRQTHGLGPSEMTRMYEHHDAVLHAVREGVIIVGSDSRLLLANDEARRLLDLPKDVEGRVITDLGLDPDTRTLLGSGRTATDEVHPVGQRMLAISQRPTDQDGGPPGSVTTLRDTTELQALTGKADVARERLRLLYDAGTEIGTTLDVVRTCEELAEFAAANFADFASVDLAEAVLRGEEPTTVVLEMRRTAFSGPDVETSLYPLGELIHFAPHTPMSDAIMNGEPILVANLAAFSGWHKAQPERARRLVDEEGIHSMITVPMQARGVILGVATFWRAARAEAFEGEDLSVAEELVARAAVSVDNARRYSREHTMAVTLQRSLLPRGLPDQNAIDVAYRYLPAQAGLGGLGGVGGDWFDIIPLPGARVALVVGDVVGHGLHAAATMGRLRTAVHNFSTLDLPPDELLWHLDELVTRIDQDEAAGVAGAGVTGVTCLYAIYDPVSGNCSMARAGHLQPVIVHEDGTAVFAEVPGGPPLGLGGLPFETLDVHLPENSRLVLYTDGLVEDRQRDIDEGLTLLRRTLAAQADRTPEQACDAVLQALLPETPRDDIALLIARTRVLDNEHVADWEIPADPAAVGRLRADVTRRLTEWGLVEEAFTTELILSELVTNAIRYASGPIRVRLIRDRSLICEVSDHSSTSPHLRQAAGTDEGGRGLFLVAQFAERWGTRYSGQGKVIWTEQPIGVS, encoded by the coding sequence ATGGCCGGACGCGACGGCCGCCGGCGCTCCGTTCTGAAGATGAGGACAGTCGCAGGCCAGGTCTTTCTCCTTCAGGTGGCGATCGTCGTTCTGCTCGTCGCCGCCGCCTCCGCCGCGCTTGTACTCCAGGGCCGCTCGGACAGTGAGCGCGAGGCCCGCAACCGCTCCGTGGCCGTGGCCGAAACCTTCGCGAACTCTCCGGGCATCCAGGCCGCGCTCAAGAACCCCAACCCGGCGGAGGTCCTGCGCCGACCCGCCGAGCTGGCCAGGGAACGCTCCGGCGTGGACTTCGTCGTCGTCCTCAACACCCACGGAATCCGCTACACCCACCCGATTCCCAACCGGGTCGGCAAGATGTTCGTCGGCACGTGGAAGCCCGCCCTCAAAGGGCATGTCGTGACGGAAAAGGCCACCGGTACCATCGGCCCCCTCGTGTCCGCGGTCGTCCCCGTCTACGACTCGCGCGGCAAGGTGGTCGGGCTCGTCTCCGCGGGCATCACCATCAAACATGTGAGCTCCGTGGTCGACGAGGAGCTCCCCCTGCTGTTCGGCTCCGCGGGCGGTGTGCTCCTCCTGGCCCTGGGCGGCACGGCCCTGGTGAGCAGACGGCTCCGCCGTCAGACACACGGACTCGGACCCTCCGAGATGACCCGGATGTACGAGCACCACGACGCGGTTCTGCACGCCGTACGCGAAGGAGTCATCATCGTCGGCAGCGACAGCAGACTGCTGCTCGCCAACGACGAGGCCCGCAGACTGCTCGACCTGCCGAAGGACGTGGAGGGCCGCGTGATCACCGACCTGGGTCTCGACCCGGACACCCGGACGCTGCTGGGCTCCGGCCGGACGGCGACCGACGAGGTCCATCCCGTCGGCCAGCGGATGCTCGCCATCAGCCAGCGGCCCACGGACCAGGACGGCGGCCCGCCCGGCAGCGTGACCACCCTGCGTGACACCACCGAACTCCAGGCGCTCACCGGAAAGGCCGACGTGGCCCGGGAACGGCTGCGGCTGCTCTACGACGCCGGTACGGAGATTGGTACGACCCTGGACGTCGTCCGCACCTGCGAGGAACTGGCCGAATTCGCCGCCGCCAATTTCGCCGACTTCGCGAGCGTCGACCTGGCCGAGGCCGTCCTGCGCGGCGAGGAGCCGACCACCGTCGTGCTGGAGATGCGCCGCACCGCGTTCAGCGGCCCGGACGTGGAGACCTCGCTGTACCCGCTCGGCGAGCTGATCCACTTCGCCCCCCACACCCCGATGAGCGACGCCATCATGAACGGCGAGCCCATCCTGGTCGCGAATCTCGCCGCGTTCTCCGGCTGGCACAAAGCACAGCCCGAACGTGCCAGGAGGCTCGTGGACGAAGAGGGCATCCACTCGATGATCACCGTGCCCATGCAGGCCCGGGGTGTCATCCTCGGCGTCGCGACCTTCTGGCGGGCCGCGCGGGCCGAGGCGTTCGAGGGCGAGGACCTGTCGGTCGCCGAGGAACTGGTCGCCAGGGCGGCGGTCAGCGTCGACAACGCCCGCCGCTACTCGCGCGAGCACACCATGGCCGTCACCCTCCAGCGCAGCCTGCTCCCGCGCGGCCTGCCCGACCAGAACGCCATCGACGTCGCCTACCGCTATCTGCCCGCCCAGGCCGGTCTCGGCGGTCTCGGAGGCGTCGGCGGCGACTGGTTCGACATCATCCCGCTGCCCGGCGCCCGGGTGGCGCTGGTCGTCGGTGACGTCGTCGGTCACGGTCTGCACGCCGCCGCCACCATGGGCCGACTGCGCACCGCCGTCCACAACTTCTCCACCCTGGACCTGCCGCCCGACGAACTCCTGTGGCACCTGGACGAGTTGGTCACCCGTATCGACCAGGACGAGGCCGCAGGGGTGGCCGGCGCCGGAGTCACCGGCGTCACCTGCCTGTACGCGATCTATGATCCCGTCTCCGGGAACTGCTCCATGGCGCGGGCCGGCCACCTCCAACCCGTCATCGTCCACGAGGACGGCACGGCGGTGTTCGCCGAGGTGCCCGGCGGCCCGCCGCTGGGGCTCGGCGGACTGCCTTTCGAGACCCTCGACGTCCACCTGCCGGAGAACAGCCGACTCGTGCTCTACACCGACGGTCTCGTCGAGGACCGGCAGCGCGACATCGACGAGGGACTGACGCTGCTACGCCGCACGCTCGCCGCCCAGGCCGACCGGACCCCCGAGCAGGCCTGCGACGCGGTCCTCCAGGCACTGCTGCCCGAGACCCCGCGCGACGACATCGCCCTGCTGATCGCCCGTACACGCGTACTGGACAACGAGCACGTCGCCGACTGGGAGATCCCCGCCGACCCCGCCGCCGTGGGCAGACTGCGGGCCGACGTCACGCGCAGACTGACGGAGTGGGGCCTGGTCGAAGAGGCGTTCACCACCGAGCTGATCCTCAGCGAACTGGTCACCAACGCGATCCGCTACGCCTCCGGGCCCATCCGGGTACGGCTGATCCGCGACCGCAGCCTGATCTGCGAGGTGTCCGACCACAGCAGCACCTCCCCGCATCTGCGCCAGGCGGCGGGCACCGACGAGGGGGGCCGCGGACTCTTCCTCGTCGCCCAGTTCGCCGAGCGCTGGGGCACCCGGTACAGCGGCCAGGGCAAGGTCATCTGGACAGAGCAGCCGATCGGCGTTTCCTGA
- a CDS encoding endonuclease, with translation MKQRTVVDALLHTHGGTYAADAGIRLRDTPQPLYQLLVLALLLSAPIRAGTAVATLRALRDAGMRNPRRMLDATWQQRVDALGKGGYRRYDESTATRLADGAELLIRRWHGDLRRMRAEADGDVPILRHLLQDMPGIGPVGADIFLREVQAVWPEVVPYFDTKALHGAERLGLGNDASRLARLAGDEGPATLAAALVRASLDDDIVEDSLREARSAA, from the coding sequence ATGAAACAGCGCACCGTCGTAGACGCACTGCTCCACACCCACGGCGGCACCTACGCCGCTGACGCCGGCATCAGACTGCGTGACACCCCCCAGCCCCTGTACCAACTGCTCGTCCTCGCCCTCCTGTTGAGCGCCCCGATCCGGGCCGGCACCGCCGTCGCCACGCTGCGCGCCCTGCGCGACGCGGGGATGCGCAACCCCCGCCGGATGCTGGACGCGACCTGGCAGCAGCGCGTCGACGCCCTCGGCAAGGGTGGTTACCGGCGTTACGACGAGAGCACCGCCACCCGGCTCGCGGACGGGGCCGAGCTGTTGATCCGGCGGTGGCACGGCGACCTGCGCCGTATGCGCGCCGAGGCCGACGGAGACGTGCCGATCCTGCGCCACCTCCTTCAGGACATGCCGGGGATCGGCCCTGTCGGGGCGGACATCTTCCTGCGCGAGGTCCAGGCCGTCTGGCCCGAGGTGGTGCCCTACTTCGACACCAAGGCGCTGCACGGCGCCGAACGTCTCGGCCTCGGCAACGACGCCTCCCGCCTCGCCCGCCTGGCCGGGGACGAAGGCCCCGCCACCCTCGCCGCCGCGCTGGTCCGCGCCTCACTGGACGACGACATCGTCGAGGACTCCCTGCGCGAGGCACGATCCGCCGCCTAG
- a CDS encoding SCO5918 family protein, which translates to MRCVIARFPFDLVKSEVQLAMKGIKPEPITGESVVIGRRTYPVKQVGEVITRQDRRDFSASEVTRALTRLGFTCHSGAPAPSPVEEPSPLEKASAMIGSPERD; encoded by the coding sequence ATGCGCTGCGTCATCGCCCGTTTTCCCTTCGATCTGGTCAAGAGCGAGGTGCAGCTGGCGATGAAGGGCATCAAGCCCGAGCCGATCACGGGCGAGTCCGTTGTCATCGGCCGCCGTACGTACCCGGTGAAGCAGGTGGGCGAGGTGATCACCCGCCAGGACCGGCGTGACTTCTCCGCCTCCGAGGTGACCCGCGCACTCACCCGTCTCGGCTTCACCTGCCACAGCGGCGCTCCCGCCCCCAGCCCGGTGGAGGAACCCAGCCCGCTGGAGAAGGCGTCGGCGATGATCGGCAGCCCCGAGCGGGACTGA
- a CDS encoding DEAD/DEAH box helicase produces MNRTPRTNDRYSRTRSGGSGGGGGRFRPGSSGSGGRSGSSGRSGGGYGRRPAAVQGEFALPVTVTPALPAVSTFAELDMPSPVMTTLTGLGVTEPFPIQAATLPNSLAGRDVLGRGRTGSGKTLAFGLALLVRTAGQRAQPKQPLALVLVPTRELAQQVTDALTPYARSLKLRLATVVGGMSIGRQAGALRVGAEVVVATPGRLKDLIERGDCRLDRVAITVLDEADQMADMGFMPQVTELLDQVRPEGQRMLFSATLDRNVDLLVRRYLNDPVVHSVDAAVGTVTTMEHHVLHVQNADKYATTTEIAARDGRVLMFLDTKHAVDRLTEHLLNSGVRAAALHGGKSQPQRTRTLARFKTGHVTVLVATNVAARGIHIDNLDLVVNVDPPSDHKDYLHRGGRTARAGESGSVVTLVLPNQRREMTRLMADAGIVPQVAQVHSGEAELSRITGAQAPSGVPVVISAPVSERAKGGSGSRGRSRPVQSRRSSGAGGSGGRSGGARQSSSRSWSA; encoded by the coding sequence ATGAACCGCACGCCTCGCACGAACGACCGTTACTCACGTACCCGCTCCGGTGGCTCCGGCGGTGGCGGCGGCCGCTTCCGCCCCGGGTCATCGGGCTCCGGCGGCCGGTCCGGTTCCTCCGGCCGGTCGGGCGGCGGCTACGGCCGCCGTCCCGCCGCCGTCCAGGGCGAGTTCGCCCTGCCGGTCACCGTCACCCCCGCCCTGCCCGCCGTGTCGACCTTCGCCGAGCTGGACATGCCGTCGCCGGTGATGACGACGCTCACCGGCCTCGGCGTCACCGAGCCGTTCCCGATCCAAGCGGCGACGCTGCCCAACTCGCTCGCGGGACGCGACGTCCTCGGGCGCGGGCGCACCGGCTCCGGCAAGACCCTCGCCTTCGGCCTGGCGCTCCTCGTGCGCACCGCGGGACAGCGTGCCCAGCCGAAGCAGCCGCTGGCACTCGTTCTCGTACCGACCCGGGAGCTGGCCCAGCAGGTCACCGACGCGCTGACGCCGTACGCGCGTTCACTGAAGCTGCGGCTCGCCACCGTCGTCGGCGGGATGTCGATCGGCCGCCAGGCCGGAGCGCTCCGTGTCGGCGCGGAGGTCGTCGTCGCGACCCCGGGGCGGCTCAAGGACCTCATCGAACGCGGCGACTGCCGGCTGGACCGGGTCGCCATCACCGTCCTCGACGAGGCCGACCAGATGGCCGACATGGGCTTCATGCCGCAGGTGACCGAACTCCTCGACCAGGTACGGCCCGAGGGCCAGCGGATGCTGTTCTCCGCGACGCTGGACCGCAACGTCGACCTGCTGGTCCGCCGCTATCTGAACGACCCGGTGGTCCACTCCGTCGACGCCGCCGTCGGCACGGTCACCACCATGGAGCACCACGTCCTGCATGTGCAGAACGCCGACAAGTACGCGACCACCACGGAGATCGCGGCACGCGACGGCCGGGTGCTGATGTTCCTGGACACCAAGCACGCCGTCGACCGGCTGACCGAGCACCTGCTGAACAGTGGCGTACGCGCCGCCGCGCTGCACGGCGGCAAGTCGCAGCCCCAGCGCACCAGGACGCTCGCCAGGTTCAAGACGGGTCATGTCACGGTGCTCGTGGCGACGAACGTCGCCGCGCGCGGCATTCACATCGACAATCTCGACCTCGTCGTGAACGTCGACCCGCCGAGCGACCACAAGGACTATCTGCACCGGGGCGGCCGTACCGCGCGCGCCGGGGAGTCCGGCAGCGTCGTCACGCTCGTCCTGCCCAACCAGCGTCGCGAGATGACGCGCCTGATGGCCGACGCGGGCATCGTCCCGCAGGTCGCGCAGGTGCACTCCGGCGAGGCCGAGCTGAGCCGGATCACCGGGGCGCAGGCGCCCTCGGGTGTCCCCGTGGTCATCTCCGCGCCCGTCTCGGAGCGCGCCAAGGGCGGTTCGGGCAGCCGTGGCCGCAGCCGGCCGGTCCAGAGCCGCAGGTCATCGGGGGCCGGTGGCTCGGGTGGCCGGTCGGGCGGCGCGCGCCAGTCGTCGTCGCGCAGCTGGTCCGCGTAG
- a CDS encoding cold-shock protein, with translation MASGTVKWFNSEKGFGFIEQDGGGADVFAHYSNIAAQGFRELQEGQKVTFDVTQGQKGPQAENIVPA, from the coding sequence ATGGCCAGTGGCACTGTCAAGTGGTTCAACTCGGAAAAGGGTTTCGGCTTCATCGAGCAGGATGGCGGCGGCGCCGACGTCTTCGCCCACTACTCGAACATCGCCGCCCAGGGCTTCCGTGAGCTCCAGGAAGGCCAGAAGGTGACCTTCGACGTCACGCAGGGCCAGAAGGGCCCGCAGGCGGAGAACATCGTTCCCGCCTGA
- a CDS encoding sensor histidine kinase has protein sequence MLVVTVTGAACAGWALYGHIGELLNLPVIVALYTVAVQGDRRRTVWTGAVAAVVSGTVALLVGHVVPVLLGEAVRTRRELLHEYEARAARAEEDREREAARRVHEERVRIARELHDIVAHTVTAMTVQAGVALDALDARPEISRKAMRQVRDSGKEAVREPE, from the coding sequence ATGCTCGTCGTCACGGTCACGGGTGCCGCCTGCGCCGGCTGGGCGCTGTACGGGCACATCGGTGAGCTGCTGAATCTGCCGGTGATCGTGGCGCTCTACACCGTGGCCGTCCAGGGTGACCGGCGGCGCACGGTGTGGACCGGGGCGGTGGCCGCCGTCGTATCGGGCACCGTGGCGCTGCTGGTGGGGCACGTCGTACCCGTGCTGCTCGGCGAAGCGGTCCGTACGCGGCGGGAGTTGCTGCACGAGTACGAGGCCAGGGCGGCGCGCGCCGAGGAGGACCGCGAGCGGGAGGCGGCGCGTCGGGTCCATGAGGAGCGGGTACGTATCGCGCGCGAACTGCACGACATCGTCGCCCATACGGTGACGGCGATGACCGTGCAGGCGGGCGTGGCCCTGGACGCGCTCGACGCGCGGCCGGAGATCTCCAGGAAGGCGATGCGCCAGGTGCGTGACTCGGGCAAGGAAGCCGTCCGTGAACCGGAGTAG
- a CDS encoding ATP-binding cassette domain-containing protein: protein MIEATELTKRYGGGNAVDKLSFTVRPGRVTGFLGPNGAGKSTTMRLILGLDTPTAGRVTVAGKRYAELAAPLRTVGSLLDAKGVHGGRSAHQHLAALAASNGIPGRRVDDVLDLVGLPADTARTRTKGFSLGIAAALIGDPEVLILDEPVNGLDTEGVRWIRGLMKSLAAQGRTVFLSSHLMSEMELTADHLVVIGRGRLIADTTMRDFITANSRSHTLVRSPEPERLRALLEARGWGVRLDPGGGWRVDGTDATAIGDLARDHGLAVHELTPARSTLEEVYTALAGDSAEYRAGEATTGAEAVR, encoded by the coding sequence ATGATCGAAGCAACGGAACTCACCAAGCGATACGGCGGCGGGAACGCCGTCGACAAGCTGTCGTTCACCGTGCGGCCCGGCAGGGTGACCGGCTTTCTCGGCCCGAACGGGGCGGGCAAGTCGACCACCATGAGGCTGATCCTCGGGCTCGACACCCCGACCGCAGGCCGTGTCACCGTCGCGGGCAAGCGCTACGCGGAGCTCGCCGCGCCTCTGCGTACCGTCGGCTCACTTCTGGACGCCAAGGGCGTGCACGGCGGCCGTTCGGCGCACCAGCACCTCGCCGCCCTCGCGGCGAGCAACGGCATCCCGGGACGCCGCGTCGACGACGTACTGGACCTCGTCGGCCTGCCCGCCGACACCGCTCGCACCCGGACCAAGGGCTTCTCGCTCGGGATCGCCGCCGCGCTGATCGGTGACCCCGAGGTGCTCATCCTGGACGAACCGGTCAACGGCCTCGACACCGAAGGCGTCCGCTGGATCCGCGGACTGATGAAGTCCCTTGCCGCGCAAGGCCGTACGGTCTTCCTCTCCAGCCATCTGATGAGCGAGATGGAACTGACCGCCGACCATCTCGTCGTGATCGGTCGCGGCAGGCTCATCGCCGACACCACGATGCGCGACTTCATCACCGCCAACTCCCGGTCCCACACGCTCGTCCGCTCCCCGGAGCCCGAGAGGCTGCGGGCGCTGCTGGAGGCCAGGGGATGGGGCGTACGGCTGGACCCCGGCGGTGGCTGGCGGGTCGACGGCACCGATGCCACCGCCATCGGCGACCTGGCGCGCGACCACGGTCTCGCCGTCCATGAACTCACCCCGGCGCGCTCCACGTTGGAGGAGGTCTACACGGCGCTGGCGGGCGACTCGGCCGAATACCGCGCCGGCGAGGCCACGACCGGGGCGGAGGCGGTCCGATGA
- a CDS encoding ABC transporter permease subunit, with amino-acid sequence MTNDSLAARAGFRQALAAEWIKFRSVRSTVRTTVATAVVPVAGAVFVAVSGSLQDDDTVIGGSLTLAVVAQMLAAVVGAMTITGEYGSGTIRTTLAASPSRGTVVAAKAALVAGLMYAIALVSCSLAVLAGDALLPARYATGEPLPALFGIAGSLAVAGLLGLAVGTLVRHSAGAVTTVIGLLLLPSLFGPLFGEARRWIAGLSPTAALEKLTQTSDATAETVGSLGPWPSLWLVAGCTAALLLVAVGALRRRDV; translated from the coding sequence ATGACGAACGACAGTCTTGCCGCGCGGGCCGGATTCCGGCAGGCACTCGCCGCCGAGTGGATCAAATTCCGCAGTGTGCGCTCCACGGTCCGGACGACGGTCGCCACCGCCGTGGTCCCTGTCGCCGGGGCGGTGTTCGTCGCCGTGTCCGGGAGCCTCCAGGACGACGACACGGTCATCGGCGGCAGCCTCACCCTGGCCGTCGTCGCGCAGATGCTCGCCGCGGTCGTCGGCGCGATGACCATCACCGGCGAGTACGGCAGCGGCACCATCCGTACGACCCTCGCGGCCAGCCCGAGCCGGGGCACGGTCGTCGCCGCCAAGGCGGCACTCGTCGCCGGTCTGATGTACGCGATCGCCCTGGTCTCCTGCTCGCTCGCCGTCCTGGCCGGTGACGCGCTCCTGCCCGCCCGGTACGCGACCGGGGAGCCGCTGCCGGCCCTCTTCGGCATCGCGGGCTCCTTGGCCGTGGCAGGGTTGCTGGGCCTGGCCGTCGGTACGCTCGTACGGCACTCGGCGGGCGCCGTCACCACCGTCATCGGCCTGCTCCTGCTGCCGTCCCTCTTCGGTCCGCTCTTCGGGGAGGCGCGGCGCTGGATCGCCGGTCTGTCGCCGACCGCCGCACTGGAGAAGCTGACGCAGACCTCGGACGCGACAGCCGAAACCGTCGGCAGCCTGGGGCCCTGGCCGTCGCTGTGGCTGGTGGCCGGCTGTACGGCGGCGCTGCTCCTGGTCGCCGTCGGGGCGCTGCGCCGCCGCGATGTCTGA